The proteins below come from a single Natranaerofaba carboxydovora genomic window:
- a CDS encoding HU family DNA-binding protein, producing the protein MNKSELIEKVAQEAGLTKKDTEKAVNKVFDVISEELAKGEKVQLIGFGTFETRERAAREGRNPSTGEVIQIEATRIPAFKAGKSLKEKVKK; encoded by the coding sequence ATGAACAAATCAGAATTAATTGAAAAGGTTGCTCAAGAAGCAGGATTGACGAAAAAAGACACTGAAAAGGCAGTAAACAAAGTTTTTGATGTTATTTCTGAGGAGTTAGCTAAAGGAGAAAAAGTTCAGCTTATTGGTTTTGGCACATTTGAAACTAGGGAAAGAGCCGCTAGAGAAGGGCGTAATCCATCTACAGGAGAGGTTATTCAAATAGAAGCAACAAGAATACCCGCCTTTAAAGCAGGAAAGTCACTCAAAGAAAAAGTTAAAAAGTAG
- the mazG gene encoding nucleoside triphosphate pyrophosphohydrolase: MEINFEEIWLIYCQNPLEDCLTLKHYEILKEKESIISCTPGIDKNFFAEESLEITQVDSKESLNKVLKNYKGSKFIFLINEKDKLFLDMYLISLIRNKDVLIKKEKLYDLQNESNLLTLMDIMRVLRGDNGCPWDKKQSHESLKPYVIEEAYEVVEAVDRNSMENLCEELGDLLLQVVFHAALAEEKEEFYISDVIQGIEEKMIRRHPHVFGDVNIESVSQVNENWDKIKQKEKKEANNKSKILKDPKHLPGLLRAEKIQSQAKDVGFDWESKEGALEKMKEELKELENAYKGNIREKIEEELGDLLFSVVNVARFMNVSPELSLQKTIEKFYRRFSYIEENIKKQNLKFDECELEDLDKLWEKAKKSGF; the protein is encoded by the coding sequence TTGGAGATTAACTTTGAAGAAATCTGGCTAATATATTGTCAAAATCCTTTAGAAGACTGCTTAACGCTAAAACATTATGAAATATTAAAAGAAAAAGAAAGTATTATTTCTTGTACCCCAGGGATTGATAAGAACTTTTTTGCAGAAGAAAGTTTAGAAATTACCCAAGTGGACTCTAAAGAATCACTTAATAAAGTATTAAAAAATTATAAAGGATCAAAATTTATCTTTTTGATTAATGAAAAAGATAAGCTTTTTTTGGACATGTATTTGATATCTTTAATTAGAAACAAAGATGTCTTGATAAAAAAAGAAAAATTGTATGATCTGCAAAATGAAAGTAACTTGTTAACCTTGATGGATATTATGAGAGTTCTTCGGGGTGATAATGGCTGTCCTTGGGATAAAAAACAAAGCCATGAGTCTTTAAAACCTTACGTTATTGAAGAAGCTTACGAAGTTGTGGAAGCTGTTGATAGAAACTCTATGGAAAATCTGTGCGAGGAACTAGGGGACTTATTGTTACAAGTTGTATTTCATGCGGCCTTAGCTGAAGAAAAAGAAGAATTTTATATAAGCGATGTTATACAAGGCATTGAAGAAAAAATGATAAGACGCCATCCGCATGTATTTGGAGATGTTAATATTGAAAGTGTAAGCCAGGTAAACGAGAACTGGGATAAAATTAAACAAAAAGAAAAGAAAGAAGCGAATAATAAATCAAAAATACTAAAAGATCCGAAACATTTGCCTGGGCTATTAAGAGCTGAAAAGATTCAATCTCAAGCGAAAGATGTAGGTTTTGATTGGGAAAGTAAAGAAGGTGCTTTAGAAAAAATGAAAGAAGAACTTAAAGAATTAGAGAATGCATATAAGGGAAATATTCGGGAAAAAATAGAAGAAGAACTTGGAGACCTTTTATTTTCTGTGGTAAACGTTGCCAGATTTATGAATGTTTCACCAGAACTATCTTTACAAAAGACTATCGAAAAATTTTATCGTCGATTTTCATACATTGAAGAAAATATTAAAAAACAAAATCTAAAATTCGATGAATGTGAACTTGAAGATTTAGACAAACTTTGGGAAAAGGCAAAAAAATCGGGTTTTTAA
- the spoVT gene encoding stage V sporulation protein T, which yields MKATGIVRRIDDLGRVVIPKEIRRTLRIREGDPLEIFVDREGEVILKKYSPIGELGEFAQEYADAIYESVEHIVCISDRDMIIAAAGAPKKEFQNRAVSPAVERVMDDRQAIIINDPSEHPYYKSADEEVFTKFQAEVISPIVAQGDAIGAVIIGSKEKNVEMGDLEFKIAQTAAGFLAKQMEQ from the coding sequence TTGAAAGCAACGGGTATAGTTAGAAGAATAGATGACCTAGGTAGAGTTGTAATACCTAAAGAAATAAGAAGAACTCTTAGGATAAGAGAGGGGGACCCGCTGGAGATATTTGTTGATAGAGAAGGCGAAGTAATATTAAAGAAGTATTCTCCTATTGGAGAGTTAGGCGAATTTGCTCAGGAATATGCGGATGCTATTTATGAATCGGTAGAACATATTGTGTGTATATCTGATCGTGATATGATAATTGCAGCAGCAGGTGCCCCAAAAAAAGAATTTCAAAATCGTGCTGTATCTCCGGCAGTAGAGAGGGTTATGGATGATAGGCAGGCAATAATAATCAACGATCCAAGCGAACATCCTTATTATAAAAGTGCTGATGAAGAAGTGTTTACCAAATTTCAAGCTGAAGTAATATCTCCAATTGTTGCACAAGGTGATGCCATCGGGGCAGTTATTATTGGAAGTAAAGAGAAAAATGTAGAAATGGGAGATCTAGAATTTAAAATTGCCCAAACGGCGGCAGGATTTTTGGCAAAACAAATGGAACAATAA
- the mfd gene encoding transcription-repair coupling factor gives MIDILKKDEVFYRISDNVLKDKNQLITGISESQKSLFISTLYQHYKKKILVLTQDNYEAEKIYTDLSNWLDKDELFLYPGHSVLPFEMIGHSKDVEYERAKFFHCLFSKKPYVVVISVKAFCEKLPPKEVVERNIVNVKSGENVEMDELLKRLVSLGYEKVQMVEAPGQFSSRGGIIDVFSMAEDYPVRLELFDDEIESLRYFDVKTQRSVDELSEILIPPKNYLVLEKSLIEKGSKAIQKELKNISAKLTKKGKNYEANNLKDRVNQELEFIKQGLYVSGSQRYINFFYDNIDDFLGLISDDTLIWLDEANRLKESYEFLEHQIEEVSSSLLQEGKILPSESDLFFRLEDIISPCKNPVIFSQGLKREVPFKKPISIETLSSKPMTSFQGNWELFIGELKQWTYDKYKIIILAPNEERVKALIENLTAESINARFVKDFSESIESIDDKSEVLVTVGQLNKGFAYQNAGLVIVSYKDIFGDKKKTRIKREKKREDTIKLSDYRELNVGDYVVHEQHGIGEYLGVSTLEVNGLFKDYLHIKYAGNDKLYIPTDQIHEIEKFVGGEGKKPKLSSLGGGEWNKVKKKVKKSVHDLAKELLDLYAKRNAQKGYAFSPDTPWQKEFEDYFPYELTPDQKKAIEEVKNDMEKEKVMDRLLCGDVGYGKTEVAMRAAFKAIMDGKQVAMLVPTTILGEQHYKTFIERFNPFPVDIRVLSRFSTLAEEKEIFEGIKEGKIDILIGTHKLLNEKVKFKDLGLLIIDEEQRFGVKHKERIKMLRKNVDVLTMTATPIPRTLHMSLVSVRDLSVIETPPQGRFPVQTYVMEYSPQLIREAIRRELNRDGQVYVVYNRVQGINKIAKEVMELVPEANITVAHGQMAERKLEKVMLDFLEKEYDVLVSTSIVEAGLDIQNVNTIIIFDADRMGLSQLYQLRGRVGRSDKMAYAYLTYRKDKVLTKEAEKRLQAIKEFTELGSGFKLALRDLEIRGAGNILGPEQHGFIMAVGFDMYCKMLEDAVKNIRGESEEDTQETKTQTTPQVELNLNAYLPFDYIPDHGQKIDIYQKVSKIESLKENEDLYEELKDRFGPPPQPALNLLDVAAIKIKAKSCGIGSIREEDSIILLEFNSMENIKGQKLLMLTEKFRDRLTVSYSDVLILKLNKKGLSEDKILKILKELLDSLSKLRMDEVKSS, from the coding sequence TTGATCGATATTCTTAAAAAAGATGAGGTTTTTTACAGAATAAGTGATAATGTATTAAAAGATAAAAACCAGCTAATTACTGGTATATCAGAAAGCCAGAAAAGTCTATTTATTTCAACTTTGTATCAACATTATAAAAAAAAGATTTTGGTACTAACTCAAGACAACTATGAAGCAGAAAAAATATATACTGATCTAAGCAATTGGTTAGATAAGGATGAATTATTTCTTTATCCGGGTCATTCTGTGCTTCCTTTTGAGATGATAGGACACAGCAAAGATGTAGAATATGAGAGAGCAAAATTTTTTCACTGTCTCTTTTCTAAAAAGCCTTATGTAGTAGTGATATCGGTAAAAGCTTTTTGTGAGAAATTGCCCCCTAAAGAAGTTGTTGAAAGGAATATAGTTAATGTAAAAAGCGGCGAAAATGTAGAAATGGATGAGTTGTTAAAGCGCCTTGTTAGTTTGGGTTATGAAAAGGTGCAAATGGTTGAAGCTCCAGGACAGTTTAGCAGCAGGGGTGGCATAATAGATGTTTTTTCTATGGCTGAAGATTATCCTGTAAGGCTGGAACTTTTTGATGATGAAATAGAATCTTTAAGATATTTTGATGTAAAAACTCAAAGATCCGTTGATGAATTAAGTGAAATATTGATTCCCCCCAAAAATTATCTGGTGTTAGAAAAAAGCCTGATTGAAAAAGGTTCTAAAGCTATACAAAAGGAACTTAAAAATATTTCTGCTAAATTAACTAAAAAAGGGAAAAATTATGAGGCAAACAACTTAAAAGATAGGGTTAATCAGGAATTAGAATTTATCAAACAGGGGCTATATGTTTCTGGATCACAAAGATATATTAACTTCTTTTATGATAACATAGATGATTTTTTGGGTTTAATATCAGATGATACTCTTATATGGCTAGATGAAGCTAATCGCTTGAAAGAAAGTTATGAGTTTTTGGAGCACCAGATCGAAGAAGTATCTTCTTCTCTTTTGCAGGAAGGTAAGATACTTCCTTCCGAGAGTGACTTGTTTTTCAGACTAGAAGATATTATTAGTCCGTGTAAGAATCCTGTTATATTTTCACAAGGGCTAAAGCGTGAAGTTCCTTTCAAAAAGCCTATAAGTATAGAAACCCTGTCAAGCAAGCCGATGACAAGCTTTCAAGGAAATTGGGAGCTTTTTATCGGAGAGTTAAAACAATGGACCTATGATAAATATAAGATAATAATTCTTGCACCAAATGAAGAAAGGGTTAAAGCTTTAATAGAAAATTTAACAGCAGAAAGTATTAATGCTAGATTTGTAAAAGATTTTTCTGAGAGTATTGAGAGTATTGATGATAAGTCAGAGGTTTTGGTGACGGTAGGACAATTGAATAAAGGCTTTGCCTACCAAAATGCAGGCCTTGTTATTGTCAGTTATAAAGATATTTTTGGGGACAAGAAAAAAACCAGGATTAAAAGAGAAAAGAAACGTGAGGATACAATTAAGCTTTCTGACTACAGAGAGCTTAATGTAGGGGATTATGTAGTTCATGAACAGCATGGAATTGGTGAATACTTGGGGGTTAGTACCCTTGAAGTTAATGGACTTTTTAAGGATTACCTACACATAAAATATGCGGGAAATGATAAATTATATATTCCAACCGATCAGATCCACGAAATAGAAAAGTTTGTAGGAGGAGAAGGGAAGAAACCAAAGCTTTCCTCCCTTGGAGGAGGAGAATGGAATAAAGTTAAGAAAAAGGTGAAAAAGTCAGTTCATGATCTTGCAAAAGAACTTTTAGACCTTTATGCCAAGAGAAATGCCCAAAAAGGTTATGCATTTAGCCCGGATACTCCCTGGCAAAAAGAATTTGAAGATTATTTTCCTTATGAATTAACCCCTGATCAAAAGAAAGCGATTGAAGAAGTGAAAAATGATATGGAAAAAGAAAAAGTGATGGATAGGCTGTTGTGTGGAGATGTAGGTTATGGTAAGACAGAGGTGGCAATGAGAGCAGCGTTTAAGGCAATTATGGACGGCAAACAGGTGGCTATGTTAGTTCCAACCACTATTCTCGGAGAGCAGCATTATAAGACCTTTATAGAAAGATTTAATCCCTTTCCTGTTGATATCAGGGTTCTTTCTAGATTTAGCACCCTAGCTGAAGAAAAAGAAATTTTTGAAGGGATTAAAGAAGGCAAAATAGATATATTAATAGGGACTCATAAACTGCTGAATGAAAAAGTTAAATTTAAGGACCTGGGTTTATTAATAATAGATGAAGAACAGCGGTTTGGTGTCAAACATAAAGAACGGATAAAAATGCTAAGAAAAAATGTAGATGTCCTTACAATGACTGCAACTCCAATTCCAAGAACTCTTCATATGTCTCTTGTTAGTGTAAGAGACTTAAGTGTAATTGAGACACCGCCACAGGGAAGATTCCCGGTACAGACTTATGTTATGGAGTATTCCCCACAGCTAATAAGAGAAGCTATTAGAAGGGAACTTAATAGAGATGGACAGGTTTATGTAGTTTATAATAGAGTGCAGGGGATTAATAAAATTGCAAAAGAAGTTATGGAACTAGTCCCAGAAGCAAATATAACAGTAGCTCATGGTCAGATGGCTGAAAGAAAACTAGAAAAAGTGATGCTTGATTTTTTAGAAAAGGAATACGATGTTTTGGTATCAACATCAATTGTGGAGGCAGGACTTGATATTCAAAATGTAAATACAATAATTATTTTTGACGCTGATAGAATGGGATTATCTCAGCTTTATCAGCTTCGCGGAAGAGTAGGAAGAAGTGACAAAATGGCGTATGCTTATCTGACATATCGAAAAGACAAAGTTCTAACAAAAGAAGCTGAAAAACGTCTTCAAGCTATAAAAGAATTCACAGAGCTTGGTTCTGGCTTTAAGCTAGCTTTAAGGGATCTAGAGATAAGAGGTGCTGGGAATATCTTAGGTCCAGAGCAGCATGGTTTCATAATGGCCGTAGGATTTGATATGTACTGTAAAATGTTAGAAGACGCAGTAAAAAATATTAGAGGTGAATCTGAAGAAGATACCCAAGAAACAAAGACTCAAACAACTCCACAAGTAGAACTGAATTTAAATGCTTATCTTCCTTTTGATTATATTCCAGACCACGGTCAAAAGATAGATATCTACCAAAAGGTCAGTAAGATTGAAAGTTTAAAAGAAAATGAAGATCTTTATGAAGAGTTAAAAGATCGCTTTGGTCCACCGCCACAGCCGGCTTTAAATTTGCTTGATGTGGCAGCAATAAAAATAAAAGCAAAAAGTTGTGGGATAGGCTCTATTAGGGAAGAAGATAGCATTATTTTACTTGAGTTTAATTCAATGGAAAATATAAAAGGTCAAAAACTACTTATGCTTACAGAAAAGTTCAGGGATCGTTTGACAGTTTCTTATTCTGATGTATTGATACTAAAACTAAACAAAAAAGGACTCAGCGAAGATAAAATCTTAAAAATATTAAAAGAATTGCTTGATTCTCTATCAAAACTGAGAATGGACGAAGTAAAAAGCAGTTAA
- a CDS encoding SpoIID/LytB domain-containing protein — MVKRKTMLCFVLITILSLPLFIGCESVPKDDEEGAKPEIPEPISDGEGEEPTLAVYFHEEEEIEEMEFEEYIKGVVAGEMEPDWPEDALAAQAIIARSFTLHKIDNEGGLEDRDAHASTDIEEFQAYSEEDITEQVENAVDDTRGVVATHDNEYIQAWFHAFAGPRTALATEGLDFEDENPPYIQIVESQGDEIIPEEEGEWELELQNEEIIEAASEAGAEVQEDNLEMEIAEEGPSGRATVLEIGEQEVSAPDFRLAVGSEEMRSTYIEELENNDDGVRLEGEGFGHGVGMCQWGAKKLAQDGDEPEDIMRYFYEDIEISKIWD, encoded by the coding sequence ATGGTTAAGAGAAAAACTATGCTTTGTTTTGTATTGATTACAATTTTAAGTCTTCCTTTATTTATTGGATGTGAAAGTGTGCCAAAGGATGATGAAGAGGGAGCAAAACCTGAAATACCTGAACCTATTTCAGATGGTGAAGGAGAAGAACCTACTTTGGCAGTTTATTTTCATGAGGAAGAGGAAATAGAAGAAATGGAATTTGAAGAGTATATCAAAGGAGTTGTAGCCGGTGAAATGGAGCCTGATTGGCCAGAAGATGCTCTTGCAGCCCAGGCGATAATAGCAAGATCATTTACCCTTCACAAAATTGACAATGAGGGCGGCTTAGAAGATAGGGATGCACATGCATCAACTGATATTGAAGAATTTCAGGCCTATAGCGAAGAAGATATCACAGAACAGGTGGAAAATGCTGTTGATGATACAAGAGGTGTGGTAGCTACACATGACAACGAATATATTCAAGCCTGGTTCCATGCTTTTGCTGGACCGAGAACTGCTCTTGCAACAGAAGGGTTGGATTTTGAAGATGAAAATCCTCCATATATACAGATAGTTGAAAGCCAGGGGGATGAAATAATACCAGAAGAAGAGGGAGAGTGGGAACTAGAACTTCAGAACGAAGAAATTATTGAAGCAGCTTCAGAAGCCGGAGCAGAAGTCCAAGAAGATAATTTGGAAATGGAAATTGCTGAAGAAGGCCCATCAGGTAGAGCGACAGTTCTAGAAATAGGCGAACAAGAAGTTTCGGCACCTGACTTCAGATTAGCAGTAGGAAGCGAAGAGATGAGATCGACATATATTGAAGAATTAGAAAATAATGATGACGGTGTAAGGCTTGAGGGTGAAGGCTTTGGTCATGGAGTAGGGATGTGTCAGTGGGGAGCCAAAAAGTTAGCGCAAGACGGTGATGAACCAGAGGATATAATGAGATATTTTTATGAAGATATAGAAATCAGCAAAATATGGGACTAA